In Flavobacterium gelatinilyticum, a genomic segment contains:
- a CDS encoding META domain-containing protein, with protein MKKILLVLLLLIGITGCKSTADKETSTSSSGISTEEDLKYYFKATGNEPFWGLKIGNEHIVFTSQIVGKENITFNSAEAVKAMDANVKMYKLSNEKTTATVTIQQLDCQNSMSGAISPYSVKIEIKDNSELEVKKLSGCGNYVTDYRLHDIWVLEELNGYKVFATDFQKEFPRIEINSAENRFMGYGGCNSITGQIFFEKDVLRFTKVVSTLMACAPGNKEGEFLKALQSGTTYSIENNRLTLSNPSAKLLVFKKVD; from the coding sequence ATGAAAAAAATACTTTTAGTATTGTTGTTATTAATTGGGATAACGGGCTGTAAATCTACAGCAGACAAGGAAACAAGTACATCTTCTTCGGGAATTTCGACCGAAGAAGATTTGAAATATTATTTTAAAGCGACAGGAAACGAACCGTTTTGGGGACTTAAAATAGGAAATGAGCATATTGTTTTTACTTCGCAGATTGTTGGAAAAGAAAATATTACTTTCAATTCGGCTGAAGCTGTTAAGGCGATGGATGCTAACGTTAAAATGTACAAACTAAGTAACGAAAAGACAACGGCGACGGTTACCATTCAGCAATTGGATTGTCAGAATTCGATGTCGGGAGCCATTTCGCCTTACAGTGTAAAGATTGAAATTAAAGATAATTCAGAATTAGAAGTAAAAAAGTTAAGTGGCTGCGGGAATTATGTAACTGATTATCGTCTTCATGATATTTGGGTTTTAGAAGAATTAAACGGTTATAAAGTCTTTGCAACTGATTTTCAGAAAGAGTTTCCAAGAATTGAGATTAATTCGGCAGAAAATAGGTTTATGGGATATGGAGGCTGTAACTCGATAACAGGACAAATCTTTTTTGAAAAAGATGTTTTGCGTTTTACCAAAGTAGTTTCGACTTTAATGGCTTGTGCTCCCGGAAATAAAGAGGGTGAATTTTTAAAAGCACTGCAAAGCGGTACAACATATTCTATAGAAAATAACCGATTAACTTTATCAAATCCGTCTGCTAAACTTTTAGTTTTTAAAAAAGTAGATTAG
- a CDS encoding META domain-containing protein, with amino-acid sequence MKKIVMLFAAVLVICGCKSSKDAGSGSVVSDNSIEKKLKQTWILENLNGKMITEKDFSSFPKLEMGASTFSGSTGCNGIKGDLSSKGAGKLQFQSITAETKKCNAKKEGEFLQLLRTTSGYSIENNKLYLSNQFGLTMSFKKG; translated from the coding sequence ATGAAAAAAATTGTAATGTTGTTTGCGGCTGTACTTGTTATATGCGGTTGTAAATCAAGTAAAGATGCTGGTTCAGGATCTGTAGTGAGTGATAATTCAATTGAAAAGAAATTAAAACAGACCTGGATTTTAGAAAACTTAAACGGAAAGATGATCACTGAAAAAGATTTTTCAAGTTTTCCAAAGCTTGAAATGGGAGCGTCGACTTTTTCCGGTTCAACAGGATGCAACGGTATTAAAGGAGATTTGTCATCAAAAGGTGCAGGAAAACTTCAGTTTCAAAGTATTACTGCCGAAACTAAAAAATGCAATGCTAAAAAGGAAGGTGAGTTTTTACAATTATTAAGAACAACTTCCGGTTACTCTATTGAAAATAACAAACTTTATCTTTCTAATCAGTTTGGATTGACAATGTCATTCAAAAAAGGTTAA
- a CDS encoding DUF2130 domain-containing protein, with protein MAEQSSIQCPNCGTPIDVNDVLKHQLEDSIRKEFQQKANLQNKELELKNEQFEKAKAEFEAKKKQENELFAERLEREKKTAEKEISEKLKAKLEEENKDRLLLMEKELSEKSEKIRELNKMEGEIAKLQREKLEMKEAIQAEAEKQLNAQLALEREKIRKQEDDKNELKFKELQKQLEEQKKLTEEMKRKQEQGSMQLQGEVMELAIEEWLANNFPLDSIDEVKKGANGADCLQVVNTREHQNCGSIYYESKRTKAFQPSWIEKFKNDIRTKRANIGVLVTEVMPAGMERMGMRDGIWICTYEEFKGLSAVLRQSLIQVNQAVQAQENKGDKMSMLYDFLTSNEFRLQIEGIVEGFTQMQNDLDAEKRAMQRIWKQREKQIEKVVHNTLGMYGSIRGIAGNAVQSVRALELDFIEEENEDPKELFE; from the coding sequence ATGGCTGAACAATCTTCAATTCAGTGTCCAAACTGCGGAACTCCGATCGACGTAAATGATGTCTTAAAACATCAGTTGGAAGATAGTATCCGTAAAGAATTTCAACAAAAAGCTAATCTTCAAAATAAAGAATTAGAGCTTAAAAACGAGCAATTCGAAAAAGCCAAAGCCGAATTTGAAGCTAAAAAGAAACAGGAAAACGAACTTTTTGCTGAACGTTTGGAACGCGAAAAAAAGACCGCCGAAAAAGAAATTTCAGAGAAACTAAAAGCCAAACTCGAAGAAGAGAACAAAGACCGTTTGCTTTTAATGGAAAAAGAACTCTCGGAAAAATCGGAAAAAATTAGGGAATTGAATAAAATGGAAGGTGAAATCGCAAAATTACAGCGCGAGAAACTGGAAATGAAAGAAGCAATTCAAGCCGAAGCTGAAAAACAATTAAATGCTCAATTGGCTTTGGAACGTGAAAAAATAAGAAAACAGGAAGACGATAAAAACGAGTTAAAATTCAAAGAACTTCAAAAACAGCTGGAAGAACAAAAAAAGCTGACCGAAGAAATGAAACGCAAGCAAGAACAAGGTTCTATGCAATTGCAAGGCGAAGTAATGGAATTAGCGATTGAAGAATGGCTCGCCAATAATTTCCCACTTGACAGTATTGATGAAGTTAAAAAAGGTGCGAATGGCGCCGACTGTCTTCAAGTGGTAAACACAAGAGAACATCAAAATTGCGGTTCTATTTATTACGAAAGTAAAAGAACAAAAGCGTTTCAGCCTTCTTGGATTGAAAAATTTAAAAACGATATTAGAACCAAAAGAGCCAATATTGGAGTTTTGGTTACAGAAGTTATGCCTGCCGGAATGGAAAGAATGGGAATGCGCGACGGAATCTGGATTTGTACCTATGAAGAATTTAAGGGTTTAAGTGCTGTTCTTCGTCAATCTTTAATTCAGGTAAATCAGGCTGTTCAGGCACAGGAAAACAAAGGCGATAAAATGTCGATGTTGTACGATTTCCTGACAAGCAATGAATTCCGTTTGCAGATTGAAGGAATTGTAGAAGGCTTTACTCAAATGCAAAACGATCTGGATGCTGAAAAAAGAGCCATGCAGAGAATATGGAAACAACGCGAAAAACAAATCGAAAAAGTAGTACATAATACCTTAGGAATGTACGGTTCGATTCGTGGTATTGCCGGAAATGCAGTGCAGAGCGTTAGAGCTTTGGAACTTGATTTTATTGAAGAAGAAAATGAAGATCCAAAAGAATTATTTGAATAA
- a CDS encoding LysR family transcriptional regulator — protein MELRHLKYFLAVAEELNFTKASEKLFISQPPLSRQIAELEDELQAKLFIRNNKKVELTEAGKYFKEEITMIFQNLERISAKTKKISENVSGEFRIAYISSIYSSVISDLIKHLKAQFPYVNFKLFEISTIKQINALEQGKIEMGIIRSPIHSPKIKSHLWFKDGFSLVFNKKSTQIKSENDILKLKDETFVFFNKDYAPHYHEVLLELCAFYGFTPKIIHEANNINSIVQLVKNGLGISIVPSNIAKNNQDSEIGFIELKKVNLYTNVSLITSKEDHSEITKSAVAFLLPQRR, from the coding sequence ATGGAATTACGTCACTTAAAATATTTCCTGGCTGTCGCCGAAGAACTGAACTTTACCAAAGCTTCTGAAAAACTCTTTATTTCTCAGCCGCCATTAAGTCGGCAAATTGCTGAATTGGAAGATGAACTTCAGGCAAAACTTTTCATTCGAAACAATAAAAAAGTAGAATTAACCGAAGCAGGAAAATATTTTAAAGAAGAAATTACGATGATTTTTCAGAATCTGGAACGCATTTCTGCAAAAACAAAAAAGATTTCAGAGAATGTTTCGGGCGAATTCAGAATTGCTTATATCAGCTCAATTTATTCATCTGTTATTTCAGATTTAATAAAACATCTTAAAGCGCAGTTTCCCTACGTTAATTTTAAACTTTTCGAAATTTCAACCATTAAACAGATCAACGCTTTAGAACAAGGAAAAATCGAAATGGGAATTATAAGATCGCCCATTCATTCACCAAAAATAAAATCACATTTATGGTTCAAAGACGGATTTTCGTTGGTTTTCAATAAAAAATCCACTCAGATAAAATCAGAAAATGACATTCTAAAACTGAAAGACGAAACATTTGTATTTTTCAACAAAGATTATGCACCGCATTATCATGAAGTTTTGCTGGAACTTTGTGCTTTTTATGGCTTTACGCCGAAGATTATTCACGAAGCGAACAACATTAATTCAATCGTACAATTAGTCAAAAACGGATTGGGAATTTCGATTGTTCCATCCAACATTGCGAAGAATAATCAGGATTCGGAAATTGGTTTTATAGAATTGAAAAAAGTGAATTTATATACAAATGTCTCGTTGATTACTTCAAAAGAAGATCATTCAGAAATCACAAAATCTGCTGTTGCGTTTTTGTTGCCACAAAGGCGCTAA
- a CDS encoding class I SAM-dependent methyltransferase, with the protein MKKSTIEEIKERFDNDVERFSNLETGQVATIDAVISLELITEASKRIVPSAKNVLDVGCGAGNYTLMMLSKVPNLNCTLVDLSLPMLDRAFERVSKETNGKVEIKQGDIRETALEENSFDIILAGAVLHHLRDDNDWETTFTKLFKLLKPGGCLMISDLITQDTDLLNDYTWQRYGEYLEGVGGAEYRKKVLDYIEKEDSPRSMNYQLDLMKKVGFSKVEILHKNMCFGAFGGIK; encoded by the coding sequence ATGAAAAAATCAACTATTGAAGAAATCAAAGAACGATTTGATAATGATGTCGAACGATTTTCAAATTTAGAAACCGGACAAGTGGCGACAATTGATGCTGTTATTTCTTTAGAATTAATAACGGAAGCTTCAAAACGAATTGTGCCAAGCGCCAAGAATGTTTTAGATGTAGGCTGCGGTGCAGGAAATTATACTTTAATGATGTTGTCTAAAGTACCGAATTTAAACTGCACTTTGGTCGATTTGAGTTTGCCGATGCTGGATCGGGCTTTTGAAAGAGTTTCAAAGGAAACAAACGGAAAAGTCGAAATAAAACAAGGCGATATTCGAGAAACTGCTTTAGAAGAAAACAGTTTTGATATTATTTTGGCGGGTGCTGTTTTGCATCATTTACGTGACGATAACGATTGGGAAACGACTTTCACTAAACTATTCAAATTATTGAAACCAGGTGGGTGTTTAATGATTTCGGATTTAATCACTCAAGACACTGATTTATTGAATGATTATACCTGGCAGCGTTATGGCGAATATTTGGAAGGAGTAGGAGGGGCAGAGTATCGCAAGAAAGTTTTAGATTATATCGAAAAGGAGGATTCTCCAAGATCTATGAATTATCAATTGGATTTGATGAAAAAAGTAGGTTTTTCAAAAGTCGAAATTTTACACAAAAACATGTGTTTCGGAGCTTTTGGAGGGATTAAATAG
- a CDS encoding DUF3291 domain-containing protein: MSHYHLAEINIAKMKGVDINDPIMKEFVDNLDTVNTLAEESEGFVWRLKDDDNNYNATSLNPYNDEQIIINVSVWESIETLEHYMYKTFHSEFLRRRKEWFQKFGKAHTAMWWIPKGEIPTMEEAVEKLDYLQKNGPSELVFDLRNKYPMPINV, translated from the coding sequence ATGAGTCATTACCATCTTGCTGAAATTAATATTGCCAAAATGAAAGGCGTCGACATCAACGACCCCATCATGAAAGAGTTTGTAGACAACTTAGATACCGTAAATACTTTAGCCGAAGAAAGCGAAGGTTTTGTCTGGAGATTAAAAGACGATGACAATAATTATAATGCAACAAGTCTAAATCCGTATAACGACGAACAAATTATTATCAATGTATCAGTTTGGGAAAGCATTGAAACTTTGGAACATTATATGTACAAAACGTTTCACAGCGAATTTTTAAGACGTCGAAAAGAATGGTTTCAGAAATTCGGAAAAGCGCATACCGCCATGTGGTGGATTCCAAAAGGAGAAATCCCAACGATGGAAGAAGCCGTAGAAAAACTAGATTACCTGCAGAAAAACGGACCTTCAGAATTAGTTTTTGATCTAAGAAATAAATACCCAATGCCCATTAATGTATAG
- a CDS encoding putative quinol monooxygenase translates to MISITAILKSKPEHLIEVQNMLTHLVTETRKEAACIRYDLHTSENVFILWEEWKDQVGLDLHNNQSYLQDFIKKTETLVATPIQVYKTAQIL, encoded by the coding sequence ATGATTTCAATTACCGCAATTTTAAAAAGCAAACCAGAACATTTAATTGAAGTTCAAAATATGCTGACACATCTGGTAACCGAAACTAGAAAAGAAGCAGCTTGTATTCGTTACGATTTACACACTTCAGAAAATGTTTTTATTCTTTGGGAAGAATGGAAAGACCAAGTTGGTTTAGATTTGCACAACAACCAGTCTTATCTTCAGGATTTCATCAAAAAAACCGAAACATTGGTAGCAACGCCAATTCAGGTTTACAAAACAGCTCAGATTTTATGA
- a CDS encoding NAD(P)H-dependent oxidoreductase has protein sequence MKKIFIINGGQKFAHSGGQFNKTVQDWTVEFLSKNNDYEIKTTHVEDEIDLQKEVEKFVWADLIIYHTPVWWFQIPNLFKKYIDDVFTQGHNNGIYKSDGRSRVNPDINYGTGGLLHGRKYMLTTSWNAPATAFTLPGEFFEETSVDDGVMFGFHKMNKFTGMERINGFHFHDVEKGATPENIVIFKENYTKHLEETFKNL, from the coding sequence ATGAAAAAGATATTTATAATTAACGGCGGACAAAAATTCGCGCATTCAGGAGGACAATTCAACAAAACCGTTCAGGATTGGACAGTAGAATTTCTTTCAAAAAACAACGATTACGAAATCAAAACAACACATGTAGAAGACGAAATCGATCTTCAAAAAGAAGTAGAAAAATTCGTTTGGGCAGATTTAATTATCTATCACACACCAGTTTGGTGGTTTCAGATTCCGAATCTTTTTAAGAAATATATCGATGATGTTTTCACACAAGGACACAACAACGGAATTTACAAAAGCGACGGAAGAAGCCGTGTAAATCCCGACATCAATTACGGAACCGGAGGACTTTTACACGGACGCAAATACATGCTTACCACAAGCTGGAATGCCCCTGCAACGGCTTTTACACTTCCGGGAGAATTCTTTGAAGAAACTTCTGTAGATGACGGCGTAATGTTTGGTTTCCACAAAATGAACAAATTCACAGGAATGGAACGCATAAACGGATTCCATTTCCATGACGTAGAAAAAGGCGCTACACCAGAAAATATCGTTATCTTTAAAGAGAATTACACCAAACACTTAGAAGAAACTTTCAAAAACTTATAA
- a CDS encoding aldo/keto reductase has protein sequence MEYRKLGSSELELSTITYGAFAIGGTMWGGTEKKDSIDSIHASIDHGVTTIDTAPFYGFGLSEEMIGEAIKTHDRSKIQLLTKFGMVWDGSNNGKGDFFFDADDNGKKVPVYKYSSKANVIKEVEESLKRLQTDYIDLLQIHWPDSTTPISETMEAAESLIQQGKIRAFGVSNYNVAQIQEAQKTVQVASNQVAYSMLNRKIEDELIPFTVAENIGIIAYSPMERGLLTGKYFTDSKLKENDHRNGYFGQFDLQKVKTLVEELTLLAHAKEASLSQLVLRWTSLQKGIAIVLAGARNAEQAISNAKTMNFDLSASELEFINQAIAKIK, from the coding sequence ATGGAATATAGAAAGTTAGGCAGCTCAGAATTGGAATTATCAACGATCACTTACGGTGCTTTTGCGATTGGCGGAACCATGTGGGGCGGAACTGAAAAGAAGGATTCAATTGATTCTATTCACGCTTCAATCGATCACGGCGTAACTACAATCGACACTGCTCCTTTTTACGGATTTGGCTTAAGCGAAGAAATGATCGGGGAAGCCATTAAAACTCACGACCGTTCTAAAATTCAATTGCTTACTAAATTTGGAATGGTTTGGGACGGAAGCAACAACGGAAAAGGCGATTTCTTTTTCGACGCAGATGACAATGGTAAAAAAGTTCCGGTTTACAAATATTCATCAAAAGCAAACGTCATTAAAGAAGTTGAAGAAAGTTTAAAACGTCTTCAAACCGATTATATCGATTTACTGCAAATTCACTGGCCAGACTCCACTACTCCAATTTCTGAAACAATGGAAGCAGCAGAAAGCTTAATCCAGCAAGGAAAAATCAGAGCTTTTGGAGTAAGTAATTACAATGTTGCACAAATTCAGGAAGCACAAAAAACAGTCCAAGTTGCTTCAAATCAAGTTGCTTATAGTATGCTGAACCGTAAAATCGAAGACGAACTTATTCCGTTTACAGTCGCGGAAAACATCGGAATCATTGCTTACAGTCCAATGGAAAGAGGTTTATTGACTGGAAAATATTTCACCGACAGCAAACTAAAAGAAAACGACCACAGAAACGGTTATTTCGGTCAATTTGATCTTCAAAAAGTAAAAACTTTAGTCGAAGAATTGACTTTATTAGCACATGCAAAAGAGGCAAGTTTATCACAATTAGTTCTTCGCTGGACTTCTTTACAAAAAGGAATTGCAATAGTTTTAGCGGGAGCAAGAAACGCAGAACAAGCGATTTCAAACGCCAAAACAATGAATTTTGATTTATCAGCTTCAGAATTAGAATTCATCAATCAGGCAATTGCTAAAATAAAATAA
- a CDS encoding AraC family transcriptional regulator — protein sequence MKKENLYEPFTVSFETLSEYPDVGDRHNFFELVYILGGTGRQCINKNIFEYDPGHLFLLTPEDCHNFTIETETKFFFLRFNDIYLKNSSLQNENIQRLEYILQNANHQPGCILKNDPDKCLVKVMIEAICREHQDKDVYNQELIQQLVNTLIIIVARNIAKYLPEQVSISTEAKAMDILQYIQNNIYYPEKIKAESISDYFGISNTYLGRYFKKHASETMQQYISNYKTKLIEHRLQFSDKRINEIAYEFGFTDESHFNKFFKKQKGNSPSEFRKTIRLSA from the coding sequence ATGAAAAAAGAAAATTTATATGAGCCTTTTACGGTTTCTTTTGAAACGTTGAGTGAGTATCCGGATGTGGGAGATCGTCATAATTTTTTCGAATTGGTTTATATTCTGGGAGGGACAGGGAGACAGTGTATTAATAAGAATATTTTCGAATACGATCCTGGGCATTTGTTTTTGCTAACGCCTGAGGATTGTCATAATTTCACGATTGAAACCGAAACGAAATTCTTCTTTTTACGATTCAATGATATTTATTTGAAAAATTCGAGTCTGCAGAATGAAAATATTCAGCGATTAGAATATATTCTTCAAAATGCCAATCATCAGCCGGGCTGTATTCTTAAAAATGATCCTGATAAATGTTTGGTGAAAGTGATGATTGAAGCGATTTGCCGTGAACATCAGGATAAAGATGTTTACAATCAGGAATTGATTCAGCAATTGGTCAATACACTGATTATTATCGTGGCGAGAAATATTGCGAAATATCTTCCTGAACAAGTTTCAATAAGTACAGAAGCTAAAGCGATGGATATTCTGCAATATATTCAGAACAATATTTATTATCCTGAAAAAATTAAAGCAGAATCAATAAGTGATTATTTCGGAATTTCGAATACCTATTTAGGCCGCTATTTTAAGAAACATGCCAGCGAAACGATGCAGCAATATATAAGCAATTATAAAACGAAACTGATTGAGCATCGTTTGCAATTCAGCGATAAGCGTATTAACGAAATTGCATATGAATTTGGTTTTACGGATGAAAGCCACTTTAATAAATTCTTCAAGAAACAGAAGGGAAACAGTCCATCAGAATTTAGAAAGACGATTCGGTTGAGTGCTTAA
- a CDS encoding SMI1/KNR4 family protein yields MTKLELSKTGFQINNTNIEFPIDISVLKQALGDYRYIKKKYNHIYTWDNLGIMVFSKEGNKAESIGLELELPKYDFSPKSIFNGEFILDGQELFHYYESNKDKLVKLFKGDRSGAFILSRTSVWFDKENGKITGISISAYEKEEKPKKASAPLDIEFKAFEPLWREWISEINKIVSTDNDYYNLTEGISIEDIQRHSALEDDITIPPALINFYKVQNVDYDAVTSTFQFGVNNWSYELIPFEDIAEEWNSIQDLQFDEDDLPEQEIDFEKINTNNYANPKWIPFATGRNGDYLVYDTDPASKGKFGQIIELQNESWDRNIVADSLEELVQNEINNLRAGKTEHFDFIVGKES; encoded by the coding sequence ATGACAAAACTTGAATTATCCAAAACAGGCTTTCAGATTAACAATACAAACATCGAATTCCCAATTGATATCTCGGTTTTAAAACAAGCATTAGGAGATTATAGATATATCAAAAAAAAATATAATCATATTTATACCTGGGATAATCTGGGAATTATGGTTTTTTCTAAAGAAGGAAATAAAGCCGAAAGTATTGGACTTGAACTCGAACTTCCTAAATATGATTTTAGTCCAAAAAGCATTTTTAACGGAGAATTTATTCTTGACGGACAAGAATTATTTCATTACTACGAAAGCAATAAAGATAAACTTGTAAAGCTCTTTAAAGGCGACAGAAGCGGTGCTTTTATCCTTAGCAGAACAAGTGTTTGGTTTGATAAAGAAAATGGCAAAATTACAGGCATCAGCATTTCTGCTTACGAAAAAGAAGAAAAACCCAAAAAAGCTTCCGCCCCACTCGACATAGAATTCAAAGCATTCGAACCTTTATGGAGGGAATGGATTTCAGAAATCAATAAAATTGTTTCAACAGATAACGACTATTACAATCTTACTGAAGGTATTTCTATAGAAGATATTCAGCGGCATTCTGCCTTAGAAGACGATATTACGATTCCGCCGGCGTTAATCAATTTTTACAAAGTTCAAAATGTCGATTACGATGCGGTTACTTCGACTTTTCAGTTTGGTGTAAACAATTGGAGTTACGAACTTATTCCTTTTGAAGATATTGCAGAAGAATGGAATTCTATTCAGGATTTACAATTTGACGAAGACGATTTACCTGAACAGGAAATAGATTTCGAAAAAATCAACACAAACAACTACGCCAACCCAAAATGGATTCCGTTTGCTACAGGAAGAAATGGAGATTATTTAGTTTATGATACAGATCCGGCTTCAAAAGGGAAGTTTGGACAAATCATAGAACTTCAAAATGAATCATGGGACAGAAATATAGTCGCAGATTCTTTAGAGGAATTAGTTCAAAATGAAATCAACAATTTAAGAGCTGGTAAAACCGAGCATTTTGATTTTATTGTTGGTAAAGAAAGTTAA
- a CDS encoding C40 family peptidase gives MFGICNLAIVPVRSEASDRSEIVTQLLFGEHIEILERHNQWARIRIQFDDYEGWVDSKQFQEITKEQFDLLSKEAIILNSDLIDYITAPNNLLLPIPLGASLSFLNNNEINISNFDFEGTRTSGIKPKSALIKTAFMYLNAPYLWGGKTPFGIDCSGFTQMVYKLNGYRIHRDASQQALEGDPLSFIEESEAGDLAFFDNEEGNIIHVGIIMENNYIIHASGKVRIDRLDHLGIYNPEINKHTHKLRVIKKII, from the coding sequence ATGTTCGGAATTTGCAATTTAGCCATAGTACCCGTTCGATCTGAAGCCAGCGACAGAAGTGAAATTGTCACACAGCTTTTATTCGGGGAGCATATCGAAATTTTAGAGCGCCATAATCAATGGGCACGAATCAGAATTCAATTTGATGATTATGAAGGCTGGGTAGATTCTAAACAATTTCAGGAAATTACCAAAGAGCAATTTGATCTATTGAGTAAAGAGGCAATTATTTTGAACTCTGACTTAATCGATTATATTACAGCTCCAAACAATCTCTTGCTTCCTATTCCACTTGGAGCTTCATTATCTTTTTTAAACAATAACGAAATCAATATTTCAAACTTTGATTTCGAAGGAACCAGAACCAGCGGCATAAAACCTAAAAGCGCTTTAATCAAAACCGCTTTTATGTATTTAAACGCACCTTATTTATGGGGCGGAAAAACTCCTTTTGGAATCGATTGTTCTGGTTTTACACAAATGGTTTACAAGTTAAATGGCTACAGAATCCATCGTGATGCTTCGCAACAGGCATTAGAAGGCGACCCATTGAGTTTTATTGAAGAAAGTGAAGCCGGTGATCTGGCCTTTTTTGATAACGAAGAAGGAAACATCATTCATGTTGGAATTATAATGGAAAACAATTACATTATTCACGCAAGTGGAAAAGTACGTATTGACCGTTTAGATCACTTAGGAATTTACAATCCAGAAATTAATAAACACACACATAAACTTCGTGTAATCAAGAAAATTATCTAA
- a CDS encoding acetyl-CoA C-acyltransferase → MNKRVVIVSAVRTPIGSFMGGLSTVPAPKLGAAAIKGALSKINLDPKLVDEVFMGNVIQAGVGQAPARQAALFAGLSEEVAATTVNKVCASGMKAVMFAAQAITCGDAEIVVAGGMESMSLIPHYVQMRAGNKFGPATMLDGMQKDGLTDAYDNNAMGVCADACATEYKISREEQDAFAIQSYERSAKAWDAGKFDNEVVPVEVPQRRGEPVIFSKDEEYTNVKLDKIPSLSPVFTKDGTVTAANASTINDGAAALVLMSEEKANALGLKPLAYIKGYADAAQEPKWFTTSPAKALPKALDKAGISISDVDFFEFNEAFSVVGLANAKILNLDNDKVNVNGGAVSLGHPLGASGARIIVTLLNVLEQNNAKTGAAAICNGGGGASAIVIERA, encoded by the coding sequence ATGAACAAAAGAGTTGTTATCGTTTCTGCCGTTAGAACACCTATCGGAAGTTTCATGGGCGGGTTATCTACTGTACCTGCACCAAAATTAGGAGCTGCTGCCATAAAAGGAGCCCTTTCAAAAATTAACCTCGACCCAAAATTAGTCGACGAAGTTTTCATGGGAAATGTAATCCAGGCTGGTGTTGGACAGGCTCCCGCACGTCAGGCTGCATTATTTGCCGGATTATCTGAAGAAGTTGCTGCTACAACAGTAAACAAAGTATGTGCCTCCGGAATGAAAGCTGTAATGTTCGCTGCTCAGGCAATCACATGCGGTGACGCCGAAATTGTAGTGGCGGGCGGAATGGAAAGCATGAGCTTGATTCCTCACTATGTACAAATGCGTGCCGGAAACAAATTTGGTCCTGCCACAATGCTGGACGGAATGCAGAAAGATGGTTTAACGGATGCTTACGACAACAACGCAATGGGAGTTTGCGCTGATGCATGTGCAACTGAATACAAAATCAGCCGTGAAGAACAAGATGCATTCGCAATTCAATCTTATGAAAGAAGTGCAAAAGCTTGGGACGCCGGAAAATTCGACAATGAAGTTGTTCCTGTTGAAGTACCGCAAAGACGTGGCGAACCGGTTATATTTTCTAAAGACGAAGAATATACTAATGTTAAATTAGACAAAATCCCGTCTTTAAGTCCTGTTTTCACAAAGGACGGAACTGTTACCGCTGCAAATGCTTCAACAATTAATGACGGAGCTGCAGCTCTGGTTTTAATGTCAGAAGAAAAAGCAAACGCTTTAGGATTAAAACCTTTAGCATACATAAAAGGCTATGCCGATGCTGCTCAGGAACCAAAATGGTTTACAACGAGTCCGGCAAAAGCATTACCAAAAGCATTGGACAAAGCCGGAATTTCAATCTCAGATGTTGATTTCTTCGAATTTAACGAAGCTTTCTCTGTAGTTGGGCTGGCCAATGCAAAAATATTAAATCTTGATAACGATAAAGTAAACGTAAACGGCGGCGCAGTTTCTTTAGGACATCCTCTTGGAGCTTCGGGAGCACGTATTATTGTGACTTTACTAAATGTTTTAGAACAAAACAATGCAAAAACCGGAGCAGCTGCAATTTGCAACGGCGGCGGCGGCGCATCAGCAATTGTTATCGAAAGAGCTTAA